The Opisthocomus hoazin isolate bOpiHoa1 chromosome W, bOpiHoa1.hap1, whole genome shotgun sequence genome includes a region encoding these proteins:
- the LOC142365491 gene encoding adenosine 5'-monophosphoramidase HINT2-like: DLVARAQGRSTTRRRSLRGLGQRLLPPPPGRIPPRPESTQTPRAPASTRSTRAAPLGGRGQAKTTDETANRDAGSAGGDLAAQWAPRRAWPSGGSAGATRGVVVADEIIGAPPLSSGRRFSANVICEDEECLVFCDLSPQAPMLFLDMPKEPIIRLSEAEGSGESLLGHLMSAGKKRAAHLGLTDGFRMVVDEGPEGGQPVCHVHLHILGGRQLGWPPG; this comes from the exons gacctcgttgcccgcgcacagggtcgcagcactacacggcgcagatccctccgcggactcggccaacgtcttctccctccgcccccgggtcggatccctccgcgccccgagagcacgcaaactccccgagccccggcaagcaccaggtcgacgagggcggccccgctaggggggcggggacaagcgaaaacgacagacgagacagccaatcgagacgcgggatcggccggcggcgatctggcggcccaatgggcgccgcggagggcctggccgagtggaggaagcgcgggggcgacaaggggcgttgtcgtggctgacgagattattggggcgccgccactgtcttcgggaaggcgcttctccgccaacgtcatctgcgaggacgaggag tgccttgtgttctgcgatctttcaccccaagctccgatgcttttcctagacatgcctaaggagccaattatcaggttatctgaagcagaaggttctggtgaatct cttcttgggcatttaatgtccgctgggaagaagcgtgctgctcacctgggcctgaccgatggattccggatggttgtggatgaagggcccgagggtgggcagcctgtctgtcacgtacatctacatattctgggtggccgtcagttgggctggccgcctggctaa